DNA sequence from the Mus caroli chromosome X, CAROLI_EIJ_v1.1, whole genome shotgun sequence genome:
CCCAGGTGTGGTACTCAGAAGCAGGGCCAGGTTCTCATGGTTCTACTGACATGACCTGAACACAATCAAGATAtttgttccttttaattttataacaATGAAAGGTTTAGctagagaaaatggagaaaagctcaAAAAAGAATAACAAGGATTTATAAGCACAATCACTTCATATTAAGAAACTGAGTTTTATTCAGCATTCTATATGAGGCACTAATGagaataaaagaaactaaaattcaatTGTACATTTGAATTTAAAGAATTTCAAGACAGTACAAGCACACAGCTTGTAACCAATATCAAAAATATGAAATGACACATTTACAAGACACAGAGTATACAATGGGAGTGTCCTATCACAGGAAGATAGTCTGAGTAGCTGCAATATTTCCAGTCTGAAGACTCTAACCTATACTGTTCTGCTGTTTTCCCCAGGGACAGCCAAGAATTCTATGAACAAGAATAACAATATTGAAAGCTGTTCTTGGACAAGAGATGCTCGGAACAAGTGTGAGGCTGGCCCAGAGAAACAAGTAAACTGGCCTAATGTTCAAGAAATGGAACACTAGCAATGCCTGAGAGCCCTAGTGTTTACATCATATAATCAAGGAAGCAATTATATTTAAGCTATAATTttaggactacacagaaaatcACATTTCTTCAGACAATAAGTTCATATTATACTATTAAGTATTTTAAAGCAACCTGTACCTTTTGGttaagagacaaaaaaaataattgggatttttagaaataaaaaatgagatgCATTTGAAATTAATAAAGCATATCAATGACTCAACTAATGACATACTCCCAAATTAGTTCTGTTTAAGCGCTCAGGGataaccaaagcaaacaaacttgAAAATTTAGAACATACAAGGAGACGTTTCAAAAACTGCAGACATTAGAGAAGGGGAAAGTGTTTTAGTCATGTAGTATTTCATTACAAAATCCTCCTTTAATGTAAATATTACACATAAgcaaagtaagaaagagaagggggaaaactTAACTAAAGATTGACATGTCAGAAGAGTTCAATATCTTAATAATTCTATTGTTGCCTCCCACACAGGGGTAAAACAATCCTTCAGTTTATTgcaaacacatctttaaaaaaatcagccaTAACATTGAAGCTATAAGACAATCTTTAATTATTAGCACTagacagtaaagcacaaaaaacTTTGAAAAGTAGATAGGGTAATATTTCATTGGACAGTACATGTAACAGCTTTTTCTGTCTCCACTACATCCAGTGATGATAATCATAGGCTAGTTTCTAaacaaatgttaaatttaaaaatttgcaaAATCCATGGTTGCTCAAGAATACTATTGTGTACACAGCACATAGGTTGTCTTACAGGAGATACTAGCTTGGTAAGCTTCAGGTGGCAAAATGCTAAGCTGTTGCATTTGCAATCGTCCAGCCGGCTGTTCCTTACTTTGGAGAGTGGTAGCATGTGCCATTAAGAGATAACCCTGCTGCCACAGTCTTCCTCTCACTGTTGGATCCACTACCATAGAGCCTTCAAGTCCTTAAGATGCCAGGCCTAGCAAAAAGCCTCCCACGAAGCCGCTGGATATCACAATGTTCTGCTTGATAAAGTCTGTTGCCTAAAAATCAAAGTGTCAATAAAAATACTCATAATGATGCTACAAATATTACACTGAATTAGATATTAACATATTAACTAGATTACATTACATTGAATGAAATACGACAACAGAAGGACAAATGCACAATTCTACTTATGTACACTCTAATTAACTGGCAgccccaaaaccaaaataaaggtTAGGGGAAGGGAAATTTAGGGAAATAGtacttaataaaatttttaagttaTGCAAATGGATAGTGGAAATAACTGTACAGAAGCATGTATGGATATGGTGCCTCTAAATTGTATACTTGCACATGGTAAACTCGTATTTAtcaaaatgtatgtatgtattcaaaaGAACTTCATATTTATTGAATTCCAGATAAATAACATTcccaactattttcttttttctttctttcattttttttttttttttggtctgctTTGCCTTGaaacacaattttattttgtagctCAAGCTAACAGGCTGATCTATAATTCATAGCAATCCCCCTGATtcagtctcctaagtgctagaatgATAGGTATGAGCTACCATGCTTGGCTCAAACATCATTAAGATAATGTAATCCCCAATCATGCTTTCTATGAAACCTATTATCAAAAAACAGAAGGCAAAAAGTCTCATTGTCTTACTTCTTCAATTATATTGTTGATTTCAGGTGCTGCTTTATTTGCTCGCTTCTTAATCTGTCTCTTGGCTTTGTTTACATCTTTTTCAACTCTCTTCCAGTCGATCTGTACATAGCCACTGTGACTGGCAACCTGCAAACATGCAATGAGAATGAATACTAGCCCAGAAGTAGAAGGCAGGCCATGGAGTTTTGCAGGAATTCCCAGAGCTTCTAAGTAAGAAGCTGTTATTGACTCGCCAATGTACTCAGTCAATAGGCATCGAACAAAGGGGACTTTGTTCCCACTCTTCTTACTCTGTGTAAAATGCAGAGTTTTAACACAGTAACTAACCAGCTCCTTAGACGCAAGCAAcacagaattaagaaaaatatagtaCATGCCGGGAAAGATTCAAAAAGCTGTATTATAACAGCTTTCATCCTACCCTTTACAATAGGGAATCAGCTAAAAAGACAGATTATCTCAAGTGTATGACTAATAAAAAGTACCTTTGACTTAAATAGATGTGAAATACCTAGTAATCAGAAAGCAATCAGTTGACAAGTTATTAAAGAAATTTCAAATAGCCTGATAAAGGCACTTCACTAGCTCTGAATCGACTTAATTTAAGAAGAGAGTATGGGGAAAAGGGAACCTTCATTTACTGTTGGTGAGACTGCAAACTGATGTAGTTTATTTGGATATCAGTgtggaaaattctttttttaaaaaaagctaaaaataattcCACCAAATAACGCAGCTACACTACTCTTTGGCAAATGCCCAACGGACTCAACATCTCCTCCACAGATACCTGCTCAGCCATCCATGTGCACTGCTCTTCTGTTCACAATAggtaggaaatggaaacaacttaaAAGTCCTACAACTAACTGATGAAtgggtaatgaaaatgtggtacatatatactatggaatgctattcagttgtaaagaaaattgaaagaatttCCAGGTAAACCGAACTAGGAAACATTTTACTGAatgaggtagcccagacccagaaagaccaatactacatgttctctctcacctGTGGTTCCTACCTCCAAATCTTCAGATTTGAATATATAACCTGGGCTAGCCacagaaatcaggaaagaaaaaggggCTCAAAAGTACAGGGTGTGCTAGAGATGGGAATAGCAGGATACAGCTGATATGCAGGGGCATGGGGAAGAGAAATGGGCAATGAGGCTTAACTGGGGCGGGGGAGGTCAATACAGAACAAGGagcatgagaaagaaaatagaactaaggatgtttgaaaaaagCCATAAGgaatcacattatttttttatttacctaaaatgtacaatataaatgataatgcatattatatttacatataatatgcattatcatttatatatacatatatgtatacacacactcataaagtTATGCCACTTAGGCTGACAATACTACCCACAAGAGCCACTGACTGTTAAACAAAAGCTGATGAAAAATGCCATCTTGAGTTGTTCAggagtccaagagactcccaaaataaTATAGCCAATTGCTACTGCCTTTGGTAATCTCCCAGAAGTTGAAAGTTAGTATACATTGCTGAGCACACCATGCACTTCAAACAGAGGACTTGAAGGATCTGAGCTAGACATGATCTGGAACCTttctccctgaggactagctctcTTAGTACCAGGAGGTGCTATACAAAATgtcaagggggaaaaaagcaaccAACTGTCCTACCCATCCATTATACCTATTAATCACAACAATTACCAGTATAAGAAGATAGCCCTAAAGGCACAATAGTGACACTTATATTGTGGTAGTAACAACCCTAAAGGCACAATAGTGACACTTATATTGTGGTAGTAACAGCCCTAAAGGCACAATAGTGACATTTACATTGTGGTAGTAACCGACAGATAGCTATCCATTTGGACTTAAGGCCTGCTCAACAGGAAGAAAATTCTGTCTAGTActtactggaaacctagccagccCCACAGAAGTAGTGAAATCATGGACCTCAGAGGTGAGTCTAGTACTGCTACTTTAATCATCATTATTcccaactgcattctaaatacttctCTTGATATCCAGATAAGTGTAGCTTTTACCCATAATCAAAACACCTTTGCTTTGCAACAGATGGATATGATTATAAAACACAACTCAGACATGAGGGATACATCTATAACACAACTGCTGCACCTAAGGCTCATGGaatatctcagaataaaagggGGAGAATCTAAGAGGCAAGGGACCAGGAAATTTGCTGTAAGAACTTGTCTCCTTCAAATGGCACAtaagctacacccatgaaatctcaccAATACAGCTGCTTAAAAAGGACCTGAACAGTGAGAATACCAAATACACAgctctaatggaagagaaagtcttCTCATGGGGCCCCAcccttacacaaagaactacaggcaactaatgatGATTCCTGAAATGGGGAGAATTAGTCAACCCCAGAGTAGAGACTCTAATTGGGTATCTGGTTCCAAGTTGTCAtctctgaaatcatatacatacatgcaacactAAATGCATGCATTTATACCTATATGTAATAATAACAAAGGGAAGGAGGCCATGAAGTTTGACAGCAGGGTATGTAGAGAGAGTTGGaggtaggaaagggaagggaagtaaCGATgggctttcattttcatttaaaaactttataGTAATTGCTTTCCATAATAAATTTCAGATAATTAATCCTCTTATAAAAACTATAGCTAAATGCTTATTCATCTTAAGAACCCTTACATGAAACTACTGGGCCAATGGCAAAACTGGAACAGGAACAATAGGGAGATGTAACCAGTGTAAGTaaaatctaaatataaataagtacacaagaaataaataattaaactatATATACTACTATTAAGTCACTTCTATCAGTCTGATACATTCTTTATAGGCTTTTAACCACATCCAAGGCTTTTaagcacatataaaatatttcaaataacaaaaatatctgaTTTCATATAAAGCATCTGACCTGCACCTTAGGCTCTATTTGTCTCTGTGACTGATTCCACAGTAGACTTTGTTTACCTGAAGCTCTTCCTAATACTCACTCACCAGGTACCCATCAGACTCTGGCCTCAGCAAGAGAGGCGATCAAATTGTTTGTCATCAAACTTTTCTGGTAGAGCCTGACACAGGGATATGGATCATAGGCCGAGAAGTGATAATGAACTTTAAAGGAGGCTTTCTAGATAAAAACTGAAAAGTTGCCTTACAAAGTATTCAAACTAGTTGATTGCTTTGTAACCTTTATAGAACTTAACTGTAGGTTGAATTTCCACAGATCTTTTTATTGAAATGCAAAGTTTTTATGCATGTGCATGGCTTTAGTTATTGTTAGAATAGCCAAAATGCTCCCCATGTTAACACACACTGAAGTAGAGTATCACACAGTTGCAGGGAGATAAGAAACCTTTAGACGATTAGTTCAATGTCCCTCTGGGGTTCTCCTCTCCAACACCTCCAAGCAATCCAAGTTCCTTTCCTGCACTCTCACCACACCACAGGCACCCATCCAGCTTGGCCTTGACCATATGATTATAAAAACTGTGAATATCTGTATCCCTGGTAACAAATAATGTCATGCAAGAAGATGAGTGAGAAATGCTGGGTGAATGATAATAAAGAccatgaataaatattaaatctCCAAAACTGTGCTAACCAACCTGTTTCAAGGAGCACTCAACAAAGTAACCGGACTAGATTATCCCAATGGTTCCTATTATGTTTACGAGTAAATGAGAAAATGGTTTCCACAGATGAGATTTCCTTGACACGTTCACTTCTAACTTATCTATATAACTATAAAGAAATGCAAACTAGGCAGACTGGAGAAAAGTGGAACactttttgaaatgtatttgacTTTCCTACAGTACTTCAATATTTAATGACACTGGGTAAAGAAGCTTTATTAGCATAAAAACTTCTCCATTAGccggatggtggtggtgcacgcctttaatcccagcacttgggaggcagaggcacgaggatttctgagttcgaggccagcctggtctacaaaagtgagttccaggacagccagggctatacagagaaaccctgtcccaaaaaaccaaaccaaaccaaaacaaaaacaaaaacaaaactcaaaaaaacaaccaaacaaataaacaaacaaaaaaacaaaaaaaaccatgttAAAAATAGCACCAAGCTTTCAGACAAAGATTCATTTCTGCTTAGAAGCTGTAAGGAGGTAAGGAGGTAAGGATGGGGCTTCCTGTTTGTCAGCCTCACCATAAATGATGCACTGGGAAGACTCCCCAATTCCCAATTTCAggttttcagaattttttttttcttagactaGCGAGATTTTCTGAAATAAAGACTCCCATTAAGAATTTAGAGTTACATCAAATTTTAGTGCCTAGTTCTTAAACAGGAACACATCATCAGACacagatgtgttttttttttctttttttttttctgacagccctgcctgtcctggtactcactctgtagaccaggctggcctcgaactcagaaatccacctgcctctgcctcccaagtgctggaattaaaggcattcgccaccactggAAGGTTTTTAATACAAGCTAGGAAGGGGAGGGGCACActtagaaaaggggctggggctgcatgtttaattcttaacattgcaaaacaaaacaacaaaacaccaaccaaaaacaaaaattatggaaGCAAAAGCTGTAGGGAGAGGTTTTACAACAAAACAAGAGCtgaaaatgtagctcagtggtaaagcatttgcttaAATATGTACAAGGCCCTGTGTTTGACCCCTAATgccacaagaaaaaaacaaaacaaaacaggaggggaagggaggggggatggacTAGAAGGagggaagcaaaggaaaaatggatggatggatcaatagttggatggatggaagggagggagggaggaaggacggaaggaaggaaataaaaaggcaAGCAGACATGgcagaggaaatggctcagtaggcaaagggTCTGCTATATCAGCATGAAACCCTAATTTTAATCCTTAGTACTGACATGGAAATGCAATCGATGTATTCTTACTAGAAGCACTTGGCAATCAAAAGGCTTTaatatgtttgttttgtctcaGAGGAATGTGAAAGATGAAAatgggttgtagctcagtggagGAAGGTCCGCCAGGCATACACacgaggccctgggctcaatctccAGTACTGCAAACAGACAGCTATCACTGCAGTGTTGTCtgtaacactgaaaaaaaataaactggtaGATAAACATTCTGTATAGACACTGAGAACTTCATGCATGAGAGACCATTTGACCCAACACCCAAGACCTGTGGCCAAAAAAGGCAATTACTTCAAACTAGCACctggcaatttaaaaaaatttcagcccagtcactctttaaaaaaaaacacaacaaaaacaaaaacaaacaaacaaaccagttattcttctttttaaattcactttacatctcgcTTACTGCTCCCCTCCTAGttacccctcccacccccttctcctttAAAAGGTTGAGCTCCCCTGGGTATCCCTCCCACCCTAACATATCAAGCCTCTGTGGGAGCTTTTAAGAACCTTTTGTTTTCAATTCAAATTAGAGAAGGCATCAAAGCACACAATTTCTTCCTATCTTCATGGGCTACAGACAAGCAGTTAAAGTGGTTTCCACTGATGTTAGTGCTCTCCTACATAACAAAAATGGAATTCAGGAGGGTCAATTTCATATAAACACAGTCTACCTCTGAATCTcttcatatatctatctatcataaaTATCTCATAGGAATTAAATAAGCACAGGGTTGGTGCTACATGTATGGCAGTGGTAAAATGCTCGCCTAGTGAATTCTCAGTAACAATAAATTAATAGAcataaaaagtagaaatgaaaaactGCTAGAAACTGAAGTtgaaaatatttcccagaaaGTAAACCAAAAGGAGAACTAAAAAAACAGGAAGCTAAGCTATGAAAATTAGACAGCCAGTCTAGGAGATCCGTATCATAGAAAATATACTGGCCAGGCAGCGCTGAGAGTAAACAAAGAACAGGAACTTATtagctaatataaaaaaaaaagtgtttgagTTGAAAAGGGTTACAATGGGTAAGAGCAGGCCCACACCAAGGACTACAATGTGAcaaaccagaaacacacacaaaatctgcTAAGGATttgctgggaggtggggggtgggagtgggcgGGGAGGGAGGTCTGCATACAAATAAATGGCCAGGCACTAGAACTGCTTGAGACTTTAAACAGCAACACTGAACTTGAAGACAATGCAGCAAGATGTAAACTCAGCTACATTATTACTCAAATGGGggacaaaatgaaaatgtcagacatgaaaaaaaatctcaaaaattacACTGTTCATACTTATTTTCTCTACAAGTTATTTGACGATGCAATAATGGAAAGGCATGTCCCTTGAAAATAGGAAACCAAGACAAAGCAAAGGGAATATCCAGAATGGTTCTGAGAGGAAAATCCCCTAGAAAACTAGCAGGACTGAAGATCCTAAGACGGCCCTCTCCAGAACACTAAACAGGTTACCTAATGCATATTCCTCCAAGAGAAGACTGAGATAATAGGAAtacatcaaaagaaaacaatcccAGATGCCTTACTCGAAATAAGGGTCTAAACCTcagtgtttctgttgctttttctgcattaaaaagaaaatgaatctgttcatttttattctgttttatatgcctgttttctgaagagagaaagaaggtaagGAGCTGAGTGGTATGGAGATGGGAGAATCTTGGAGGAATGGGAGAGGGGGAACCATGATCAGAATGCATTGTAtgcattttcaattaaaaaaaacatgaatcAAGAAGCTCACTTAATCATAGGTGCATAACTATGAAATAATACTCAAGATGGGGCCAGAAGACATGGGGGAGGGACAGAAAGCATTCAGGTGGAAATAGAACAGGATGACTCAAAAAGAACAGTGAATATTCCATAATGTGAAGCCAGCAGTGAACTCCTGCAGCtgaaagatcaaaaattcatcaGTCAGGGAAAAGGAGGCTCTGTGAGAAGTTAAAGAGGCTGCTTCAAGGGAGGGGTAAAGTCAGGATAGAAGGAGTAGAGGATTAAGCTCTGACAAGCCCTATACAAGTATGTGTCCCTTATTTATGGGCACATATAACTGTAGAAAGCTGAAATACTCATATAGCATTGTCTACTGTTCTAAAGTTAAGCAGGGATAATGGAGAAATCTGTAATTGGCTAGGACTCATTAGTTGTAAATACTACTGTACTCAGAGCAGCTCCAATGTCTATTTTAAGAAGGCAATAAGATAAATATCTActgaaaaacatttaatattgTTACCAGCAAAGCTTTAAGTCTTAACCCAAACTAATAGTTATCTTTAATTATAAGCAAATGTTATGAACTATGGAATCAGGCCTAAGCATGTTAAGCAATTAATTAGCTTAAAAGCTGCTGTTTCTTTCTCTAGTTTTTCTTTCAGGTCCCTCCTACTGTGTTTTCAAGGCTAATTATATCTGTGGGTGAAAGTGATTTGACTCAGACAGGACCTATGTCCTTCTGCTTTAGACTTCAAAAATGACAGTCTTAGAAAAGTAGGAAGTACCTTGATAAAAATGTGGATTTGAACAATGAATACTGAACAACTGAAGTAGACTTCTAAGAGGCAAACATGCAAAAGTagatgaaaacaaacacacaattcAATTTTGTCAACAGTTTTAGTCCACTCTGCTTCAGTCTAGTGCCCTTCGCACTGAACAGAAATGACAACTCAGTTTTCAAACTACTGACAGACTTATGTCtatctatcatatcatctgtatcATTCTATACAAGTGCAAGCCAAATCAGCATAAGTGAAATCCTCTTCTATATAAATACTAGCATACATCCAAATAACCAAATTTAGAAATTAATCATATTATTTTACTTCTAACACAAGAAATATTATTCTTAATATTGTTATTAACGAAAATATATCCTTAAAACAGCTGGCTGGGAAACTACTTACACCAGCgctttattcatataaatattatcTCTTTGCACTTAAGATGACTCTGTTGGTTATTACAGGATCGATGGCTTAGGCACTAAAGTCAGATTCTGGTTGCTACGAACAGCAATCATTTCTTAAATCTGGAATAACTAACAGTTCTCTGCATCTTTAAAATTGCTAACATTTATTCCCAGAGATCCTCAATTTTGAGATTTACTGTATTTGAGCTTCTTCAGGAAATgctattttaaggaaaatatatatCAAACAGACATAATGGTAGATAATATCCTCATAAATATTCTTGATAGCAAAGGATTTTACCCCTAAAAGAGcatgaacaaaattaaaactttaatccACCTGTTGCAGAAATAGGACTATAGATAGgattatggttttattttttaaagttaaatttccactttctgcttcttccttcctttctgacttCTCTCCCCCAGAATGTCTCAATATATATCTGGCAGCCCAAGGCTGGCCTGGATTTCTATATTCTTCTGTCTTAACTTCTCTCAGcctttgaagtgctgggattccaggcctaTACCCCCACACTTGGCTCTGGttcttcagtttaaaaaaattgttagaCATGTTATTAGTTGCTCAATGTTCTGCATTAGTTTATGGGAAAACTATAATGTACACACAGTGCGATCTAAACCAGGTATGGCTGCACACATCCATAAGCCCAGGATACTGGTAAAGTTCAAAGGCTCAACTGCTAAGATACATCCCCAaatctgtttggtttggtttggtttgaagaTTATGTCTTGCTTTGGACTTGTTGTCCTCCTCCCTcggcctcctgagtagctgggattatggATGTATGCAACGACACCGGACTCAGACATCACATCACACTGTGAGCATAGTAGAGAATCTAGAAGTATTTGTTTTCTTGCATGACAGATACAAGCTTTCAAAGCTCATTATGGTTTTTCTATAAACTAAtgtgtaaaagaaaaattatacctTCTATTGAAATGACCAGGAATGAAATTGATAGGTAACATTCTCTGCTCTGTCCAAACATTGACATATAAAGGTCTTAACATACctgaagaagaaggaaaccaCCACCTACTGCAGTTGCAGCAAGTTTTCCAACCTTCTGGAATAAAAATCCTGCACACCTTTAATGACAGAAATAACAAAAGATGAGAACAATCATTGATGTACTAAATTTCGTCTACATTTTATTGCTTTCCTAATAAAAGCTTAATGTGTCTCAATTTCttttgatagtgtcctttgcccaCTCAGAAATATTCAGTGTTTTCCTTCAGTCATACAGGGTGGTTAAAATgcaaactctaaaatgtcttagGATTTGCTGCGTAATGAGGAAAAGGTGAGAAGAGGGAGacttaaaaggaaaagcaaaagagcagctattgaaaacaatcaGGAGTACTTGGGTTCATTATACTCCCACATTTGTGTAAGCTAAAATTTCCCACAGTAGTCACTTGTTTGGTTTGCTTAATGCAGTCAGGGTGTTTCATAACACCTGGGCAACACTCACTCTATCCAAACCAGCTCCAATGCAGTTAGTTTCAAATGCATCAACATCTTTGTGTTATTAATTTCCTGCCTATGAAAAACTTTCCTGCCCCTTGTGTTATTCCACTTTGATGATTACACTGCCCACATTTCTCACACCTTCCTTATCTAGTATTaattttctgtattgttttgtcTCATCTAACTTTGTAATGTCAGCCTATACCTCCTGAGCACACTCATGGTCCCTTCACTATCGCAGATTTCTAATCCTAGTCTTGTGTCCTGAATTGGTCTTCCAAATTAGTGTCCTTCATGAGACTGTACTTGGAAATCAGGTCACTATTTATGTAATTAAGCAAGATGAGGTCATACTGGAGCACAGTAGCCCTTAATTCAATAGGAGTTATGTCACAGGGACACAAACGGAGCCCAAACAGCTGCTACTGAGGCCCTAATTTCTAACTAATGGTAGTATCCCCCATTTGCCAGGTCATATTCATCTCAGACTCCCATTCTTATCTTCAAATACCCCATCTAGAAAACAgtacctgttttctctttcctatttttattattaattttttatgtagTCTGTGTGTCTAAACATTCACACATGTCCAAGCACAATGTACTTGAATTGGTTCTCTCTGCCATGTGGTACCTGTGGAtaaaactcaggtcaccaagcttggcATCAAGCCtacttgctgagctatcttgccagccctcctTTCCACTCTTAGGGGCATCATTACCTTTGGAATGTAATGTTGGGATTCCATAGCTTTGCTTCTGGGTCACACTCTAAAAGCAGAATCAGTATTCAAGGCCTCCAGGTCTCCTAGCAACCACCTATTCGCATActagttttcatttcttattatCAAAAACTTATGGCTAAATCCAATCTCCTTAAGCTATTCATGTCTTGAGTTGGTCGGTCTCAAGTGTTAAGTTAGGTTTATGCCTATATTGACTGTTCCTCTTTTATGCCACAATATCACATCAATGTTATATCCTAAAaagatttcaaatgttttctactCTGAATCTAAACTACAGTTCAAGTCATTACAACAAATCACCTATGTAGCTGGCAATATCACTTAGAGTTAGAATGCTTGCAAGGTCCTGAATTTGTGCCcacataagacaaaaacaaaaacaag
Encoded proteins:
- the Fundc1 gene encoding FUN14 domain-containing protein 1: MASRNPPPQDYESDDESYEVLDLTEYARRHHWWNRVFGHSSGPMVEKYSVATQIVMGGVTGWCAGFLFQKVGKLAATAVGGGFLLLQVASHSGYVQIDWKRVEKDVNKAKRQIKKRANKAAPEINNIIEEATDFIKQNIVISSGFVGGFLLGLAS